A window of the Comamonas sp. Y33R10-2 genome harbors these coding sequences:
- the rlmH gene encoding 23S rRNA (pseudouridine(1915)-N(3))-methyltransferase RlmH encodes MKLTIVAVGLHVPDWAQTAYDDYAKRFPPELKVELKAVKTEPRGSKTLETLYAAERKRIEAAIPRGTRIVVLDERGTNLTTKALAQRLQGWQLESDDVALIIGGPDGLDPEFRALAHERIRLSDLTLPHAMVRVLLIEQLYRAWSVNAGHPYHRE; translated from the coding sequence ATGAAGCTGACGATTGTGGCCGTAGGCCTGCATGTGCCCGACTGGGCGCAGACGGCCTACGACGATTACGCTAAGCGCTTTCCGCCTGAACTCAAGGTTGAACTTAAAGCCGTCAAAACAGAGCCTCGCGGCTCCAAGACACTTGAGACCTTGTACGCGGCGGAGCGCAAGCGTATCGAGGCAGCGATTCCGCGTGGCACCCGCATCGTGGTGCTCGATGAACGCGGCACTAATCTGACCACCAAAGCGCTGGCTCAGCGTCTGCAGGGGTGGCAGCTTGAAAGTGATGACGTGGCTTTGATCATCGGCGGCCCCGATGGCTTAGACCCTGAGTTTCGCGCTCTTGCGCATGAACGCATTCGTTTGTCTGACCTGACCTTGCCGCATGCCATGGTGCGCGTGCTGCTGATTGAGCAGCTATACCGTGCTTGGTCGGTGAACGCCGGTCACCCTTACCACCGCGAGTAA
- the rsfS gene encoding ribosome silencing factor, with translation MTTSTQSDSAAKRDVTKLQRAIVDGLEDVKAHDIQVFNTEALSPLFERVIIASGTSNRQTKALASSVREAVKDAGFPVPRQEGEQNGEWIIVDCGSIVCHIMQPVIRQYYRLEEIWGATPVRLKLGAAKPKPAELAAKKLAAKQAVDKAAAENTVVEKKKPAAKKAAAKKPATKAATKTAAGAKPAAKKPAAKKVAAKPVKTVVVKPSVPRTAKAEVAAKPAAKRAPRAKA, from the coding sequence ATGACCACCTCCACACAATCGGATTCCGCAGCTAAGCGCGACGTCACCAAACTCCAGCGCGCCATTGTTGACGGCCTCGAAGACGTTAAGGCCCACGACATTCAAGTGTTCAACACTGAAGCGCTGTCGCCATTGTTCGAGCGCGTGATCATTGCCTCGGGCACATCCAATCGTCAGACCAAGGCTCTGGCCTCCAGCGTGCGTGAAGCCGTCAAGGATGCCGGCTTTCCCGTGCCCCGCCAAGAAGGCGAGCAAAACGGTGAGTGGATCATTGTTGACTGCGGCTCTATCGTTTGCCACATCATGCAGCCCGTGATTCGCCAGTACTACCGTCTGGAAGAAATCTGGGGCGCAACACCTGTGCGCTTGAAGCTGGGTGCCGCTAAGCCAAAGCCCGCTGAGCTGGCTGCCAAGAAACTGGCTGCTAAGCAGGCTGTGGACAAGGCCGCTGCTGAAAACACCGTGGTCGAGAAGAAGAAGCCTGCTGCCAAGAAGGCCGCAGCTAAAAAGCCTGCAACTAAGGCTGCTACCAAGACTGCTGCCGGTGCCAAGCCTGCTGCAAAAAAGCCAGCGGCCAAGAAGGTTGCAGCGAAGCCAGTCAAGACCGTGGTTGTCAAGCCAAGCGTTCCGCGCACTGCCAAGGCTGAAGTGGCTGCCAAGCCTGCAGCAAAGCGTGCTCCCCGCGCCAAGGCCTGA